From Bombyx mori chromosome 3, ASM3026992v2, the proteins below share one genomic window:
- the LOC101742500 gene encoding protein OSCP1: MSHFATPFIVVNLGCEMIFVIDQRLKAQNIAMEKCEKVLTDIVTVLLHPKLLDELFIPQPVATQTVVKQLLEDISTTSIMRLDEYSLSKLWDLMTMIYKWQLSTATIQNIFDISRRHLRSVAALMPRNYSKDIIENAIKRFGILAQDLSDEDYKCLSNTVIFWFNQYHAKISVLLRLDLQRKDGTFCLPVSINPNIIKNLGENIYKYDSKKKTLDDYETCSADSNEINCILESIESIKSKSKVQIQLPIEFGNDFSTKQTLEIERNMLFESISTNVKTNTMDLRFSPEMPKSTQEDLLQMLDDFDN, translated from the exons ATGTCGCACTTTGCAACGCCTTTTATTGTTGTAAATTTAGGATGTGAAATGATTTTTGTGATTGATCAGCGTCTGAAAGCACAAAACATCGCTATGGAAAAATGCGAAAAAG tACTCACTGATATAGTCACCGTCCTCTTGCATCCGAAGTTGTTGGATGAATTATTTATACCGCAACCGGTAGCAACTCAGACTGTCGTTAAGCAATTACTTGAAGATATTTCGACGACGTCTATAATGAGACTGGACGAATATTCATTGAGCAAACTATGGGATTTAATGACAATGATCTATAAGTGGCAGCTGAGCACAGcaacaattcaaaatattttcgatATCAGCAGACGTCATTTGAGAAGTGTTGCTGCATTAATGCCACGAAATTACTCAAAAGATATAATCGAGAATGCTATTAAAAGATTTGGAATCTTAGCGCAGGACCTATCCGACGAAGACTACAAATGCCTTAGTAATACGGTCATATTTTGGTTTAATCAATATCATGCTAAAATATCAGTTCTTCTACGACTCGACTTGCAAAGAAAGGATGGTACCTTTTGCCTTCCAGTATCTATAAATcccaacataataaaaaatttaggagAAAACATATACAAATACGATTCCAAGAAAAAAACTTTAGACGATTATGAAACTTGTTCTGCAGACTCCAATGAAATCAATTGTATTTTGGAGAGTATTGAAAGTATTAAGTCAAAAAGTAAAGTCCAGATTCAATTACCCATAGAATTTGGAAATGATTTTTCTACAAAACAAACTTTGGAGATTGAAAGAAATATGTTGTTCGAATCCATAAGTACGAATGTTAAAACGAATACCATGGATCTTAGATTTTCACCAGAGATGCCGAAATCTACTCAGGAAGATTTATTGCAAATGCTAGATGACTTCGATAACTAG